Within the Devosia lucknowensis genome, the region CTGCTGCACGGTGGAATTCTGCACCGGCTGCAATTGGCCTGGCTGGCCCACGACATTGAGGTTGGCGGTATTGGTCCGGCTGGTCGGGGAACAGGCCGCCGCCACGAGGGCGAGGGCCACAAGGCCGGCTACGGATGAAGCGCCGCGCTTCCAATCCTGCATTGATCACTCCTGCCGCTAGGGCTTAATGCACATTAACACTTGTGGCGGCTTATACCCAAAGCTGCCACCCGGTTCAATTGCCCGTCCCGCAACATTCCCGGTCTCACAGCAATGTGGCCGATTTAGGCTCGATCAGCGGGCCGAACCTTCCATGTCCTTAAGCAGATCGGTGGCCAGCAAGGTTGCATCGGCCGCCTCGTCCTCGGGCACTTCCACGATAAACCCATCGGCGCCGAAAAAGTTCGGCACGCCGGGCAGGCCGCCCTCGCGCGTGTCGAGCGGGTGAAAGCCGTGTGCCCGCAGCGCCACGATGAGAACCTGCGCGGCGGACCGGCTTTTGACCTGGACGATGGGCGTCAATTTCATGCTCTGCTCCTCATGTGAGGTCATGGTGCGCATTCGGCGACGATCGCGCAAGCGCGCCGCACCCCGCATCATGTCGCAATTTCGTGTCCATACGTACCCCCGCTCGACGGCTTGCCAAGCGTTCATCGAAGTGTTGCATTGGGTTCAATCCCGCCCGCGGTTGATTTGGCACATCGCGCCAAGCTGCGGAAAGGACGAAGCATTTCGCCGGAGCAGCGATGGGCGCCTACATTCTCCGCCGTCTCTTGCTGATGATCCCGACCGTGTTCGGCATCATGGCCGTCAGCTTTCTGATCACCCAGTTTGCGCCGGGCGGACCGGTGGAACAGGCGCTGGCCAATCTCTCGGGCCAGAATGCAAGCCTGGCGGAGCGCATTACCGGCAGCGAGGCTGGCGACTTCTCGGCCCAGCCCGGACAGGGCAACCAGACGGGATACCGCGGCAGCCAGGGCCTGCCACCCGAACTCGTGGAACGCATCGAAAAGCAGTTCGGCTTCGACAAGCCGCCGCTCGAGCGCTTCTTCACCATGATCGGCAATTACCTCCGGTTCGACTTCGGCGAGAGCTATTACCGCGACATTTCGGTGATCGATCTCGTGCTCGAAAAGATGCCGGTTTCCATCTCGCTCGGCCTGTGGATGACGCTGATCGCCTATGCGGTATCGATCCCGCTGGGCATCGCCAAGGCCATCAGGGACGGCTCCCGCTTCGACGTCTGGACATCGACTGTCGTCATCATTGGCTATGCCGTGCCGGGCTTTCTGATCGCCATTGCGCTGGTGGTGCTGTTTGCGGGCGGCTCGTTCTGGTCGATCTTCCCGCTGCGCGGCCTCACGTCGCCCGGTTGGGCGACATTCCCGTGGTGGCGGCAGATCCTGGACTATTTCTGGCACCTCGTCTTGCCCATCATCGCCATGGGCCTGGGCGCCTTCGCCACCTCGACGCTCCTGACCAAGAATTCGTTTCTCGACGAAATCGGCAAGCAATATGTGGTGACGGCCCGCGCCAAGGGCCTGACCGAGCGTCAGGTGCTCTACGGCCACGTGTTCCGCAATGCCATGATGCTCATCATCGCTGGCTTTCCCGGGGCCTTCATCGGCGTGTTCTTCGGCGGATCGCTGCTGATCGAAACCATCTTCTCCCTCGACGGCCTCGGCCTGCTCGGCTTCCAGTCGGTCGCCAACCGCGATTATCCCGTGGTGTTCGCCACGCTCTACATCTTCTCGCTGCTGGGCCTCATCATCGGACTGATCTCCGACCTCGCCTATATGTGGGTCGATCCGCGGCTCGACTTCGAAGGGCGCGACGTATGACGTCCCCTGCCCTCGCCTCCGACCGTCCCGGCATCCTGTCGCCGCTGAACCGCCGGCGGCTTGCCAACTTCCGCGCCAACCGTCGCGGCTGGTGGAGCTTCTGGATTTTCCTCGTCATCTTCACGGTGACGCTGGGCGCCGAATTCATCGCCAACGACCGGCCGATCCTGGTATCCTACAAGGGCGAGCTGATGGTGCCTGCCCTTGTCGACTATCCAGAATCCAGGTTCGGCGGCTTCCTCGCCACCACCAACTTCCGCGATCCCTTCATCGCGCAGGAGATCGCGGCCAATGGCTGGACGCTGTGGCCGCCGGTCCGCTTCAACTTCGCCACCGTGGACAGTTATGTCGCCTTTTCCGGCGCCAACCCGCCCAGCTGGTTGCTGAGCCGCGAACAGATCTGCCAGCGCTACCCGCTAGGGACCGAAGATCCCGACTGCGTGCCGGGAAATTACCACTACCTCGGGACCGACGATCGCGGCCGCGACGTGCTGGCCCGGCTGATCTATGGTTTCCGCATCTCCGTGCTGTTCGGGCTGGTGCTGACCGTCGCCTCGTCGGTCATCGGCGTGCTGGCCGGGGCCGTGCAGGGCTATTTCGGCGGCTGGATCGACCTCATTGCCCAGCGGCTCATCGAAATATGGACCTCGGTGCCCTCGCTCTACCTGCTGCTGATCGTGTCGTCGGTGATCGCACCCAGTTTCTGGGTGCTGCTGGGCATATTGCTGCTGTTTTCCTGGGTGACGCTGGTGGGCATCGTCAGGGCTGAGTTCCTGCGGGCGCGCAACTTCGAATATGTCAACGCCGCCCGGGCGCTGGGCGTCTCCAACCGTGTCATCATGTGGCGGCACCTGCTGCCCAATGCGATGGTGGCGACGCTGACCTTCATGCCCTTCATCCTGTCGGGTTCGGTGGCAACCCTGACCTCGCTCGACTTCCTCGGCTTCGGCCTGCCGCCCGGCTCGCCCTCGCTCGGCGAACTCCTCGCCCAGGGCAAGAACAACCTCCAGGCCCCCTGGCTTGGCCTCACCGGATTTTTCACCATCGCCATCATGATGACCCTGCTGGTGTTCATCGGCGAAGCCGTCCGCGACGCCTTCGATCCGCGAAAGACGTTCCGATGACTGCCCCGCTGCTCTCCATCCAAGACCTGAGCGTCGCGTTCGGCGCGTCAACGGTGGTCCGCAATGTCAGCTTCGACATCGCGCCGGGCGAGACGCTGGCGCTGGTGGGCGAGAGCGGGTCGGGCAAGTCGGTGACGGCGCTGTCGGTCCTCAAACTGTTGCCGCCGACCGCGACCTTGAGCGGATCGATCCGTTTCGATGGCGCCGAACTGGTGGGGGCGCCCGAGGCAACGCTGCGCCAGGTGCGCGGCAACCGCGTCGGCATGATCTTTCAGGAGCCGATGAGCTCGCTCAACCCGGTTCACACCATCGGCAAGCAGATCGGCGAGGTGCTGGCGGTGCATCAGGGCCTGCGGCGCAACGCGGCCCGCTCTCGCACGCTCGAGCTGCTCGACGCAGTGGGCATTCCCGATCCGGCCTCGCGGCTCGACGATTATCCGCACCAGCTTTCGGGCGGGCAGCGGCAGCGCGTGATGATCGCCATGGCGCTGGCGAACGATCCGAAACTGCTGATCGCCGACGAACCGACCACTGCACTCGATGTCACCGTACAGGCTCAGATTCTCGAGCTGCTTAAGTCGCTGCAGCGCCAGAACGGCATGGCCATGCTGTTCATCACCCACGATTTGTCCATCGTGCGGCGCATCGCCGACAGGGTCTGTGTGATGACCGGGGGCGAGATCGTCGAAAAGGGTGCGGTGGAGACGATCTTCTCGGCGCCCCGGCATGACTATACCCGCCATCTTCTGGCCGCAGCGCCGCGCGGCACGCCACTGGTGCCCAAGAAGGATGCCCCCGCCATCGTCGCCGCCGACGACCTCAAGGTGTGGTTTCCGATCCGCCGCGGCTTTTTCCGTCGTACGGTCGGACATATCCGGGCGGTGGACGGCGTCGACCTGACGGTGCGCAAGGGCGAGACGCTGGGCGTCGTGGGAGAAAGCGGCTCGGGAAAATCCTCGCTCGGCTATGCGCTGCTGCGCCTGATCCCGTCGCAAGGACGGATCGTGGTGCTGGGCAACGAGGTGCAGTCGCGTTCCTGGCGTGCCCTGCGGCCTCTGCGGCGGCACATGCAGATCGTGTTCCAGGACCCATTCGGATCGCTCAGTCCGCGCCTGTCAGTCGGCGAAATCGTCGAGGAAGGGCTCGGCGTGCATTTTCCGCGCCTATCCCGGCCGGAGCGGGCGGAGAAGGTGGCGGCCGCGCTGCGCGAGGTGGGGCTCGACCCGGCCACGGCGTCCCGCTACCCGCATGAATTTTCCGGCGGGCAGCGCCAGCGCATTGCCATTGCCCGGGCGCTGGTGCTCGAACCTGATTTCCTGGTGCTCGACGAGCCGACCTCGGCTCTCGACGTTTCCATACAGGCGCAGGTGATCGACCTCCTGCGCGCCGTGCAGGAACGGCGGCAGCTGAGCTACATGTTCATCAGCCACGACTTGCGGGTGATCAGGGCGCTGGCGCACCGGCTGATCGTGATGCGGCACGGCAAGGTGGTGGAACAGGGCCTTGCGGCCGATATCTTCGCCGCGCCGCAGGAAGACTATACGCGCCAGCTGTTGGCGGCGGCGCTCGACCTCGTCCCTCCCGATGCAGTGAATACGGACCGATTGCCCAATGCACCGGGAACCGTCTAACCTTTCGTTCGACCCATCCTGCGGAGCCGTACCATGACGCGCGCCTTCAAGCTTTCATCGCTGCTCCTTGCGGCCTTCGTGACAGTCGGCCTCGCCGTGCCAGCCATGGCACAGACGCAGACCGATGTCTGGACCAATTCCTTCACCCTGTCAGGCGAGCCCAAATACGGGATGGACTACACCCATTTCGACTACGTGAACGTCGATGCGCCCAAGGGCGGCGTCGTGCGGCTCGGGGACTTGGGCGGTTTCGACACGTTCAACCCCATCCTGCCCAAGGGCGAACCGGCCGGCGGCATCGGGCTTCTCTACGAAACGCTGATGGGCCCCTCGTCCGACGAGAACAACACCTATTACGTGCACCTGGCCGAGGCGCTCAAGATCGCGCCCGACTATGGCTCGGTCACCTTCCGCATGGATCCCGATGCCAGATGGCACGACGGCGAGCCGGTGACGGCCGAGGACGTGGTCTGGACGTTCGAGAAGCTGATCGAGGTCAATCCCGATCGCGCGCAATACTACGCCAACATCACCTCGGCCGAGGTGACGGCGCCGGGTGAGGTGACCTTTACCTTCGACCAGAAGAACAATCGCGAACTGCCGCTGATCCTGGGGCAGCTGCTGGTGCTGCCGCAGCACTGGTGGGAAGGCACCGATGCCAGCGGCAAGCAGCGCAACATCGCCGATTCGACGCTCGAGCCGCCAATGGGTTCGGGACCCTATCGGCTGGCCAGTTTCGAGGCCGGCCGCTCGATCGTCTACGAGCGCGTCGAGGACTACTGGGGTGCCGATCATCCGTCCCAGGTCGGGCAGAACAATTTCGACGAATATCGGATCGAGTATTTCCTCGACCTCAGCGTGATGTTCGAGGCCTTCAAGGGCGACCAGTTCGACTGGTGGACCGAGAACCAGGCACGCCGCTGGGCTACCGGCTACGATTTCCCGGCGGTCAAGGAAGGCCGCGTGGTGCAGGAGCTGTTCCCGCAGGACTATGCAGACAACGGCCTCATGGTCGGTTTCGTCATGAACCTGCGGCGTGACAAGTTCGCCGACGAACGGGTGCGCGAGGCGCTGAACTATGCCTTCGATTTCGAAGAGCTCAGCAACACCATGTTTTATGGCCAGTATGAGCGCATCGACAGCTTCTTCTTCGGCCTGCCGTTCAAGTCCAGCGGGCTCCCCGAGGGCGAGGAACTCGAGGTGCTCGAGAGCGTGCGCGACGAAGTGCCGGCCAAGGTGTTCGACACGCCCTACACCAATCCTGTCAGCGGCGACCCCGCCAAGCTGCGCGCCAACCTGCGTACGGCGCTCGATCTGTTCACCCAGGCCGGTTACAGCCTCCAGGGCAACCAGATGATCGGCCCTGATGGCCAGCCGTTCACCTTCGAGATCCTGCTCAACGGCCCGACCATCGAGCCAGTGGCGCAGAACCTCGTCACCAACCTGGCGCAGATCGGCATCGCCGCCACGATCCGCACGGTGGACAGCCCGCAATTCATCAACCGGGCCCGCAGCTTCGACTACGACATGATCTATGCAGGCTGGACGCAGTCGTTCTCGCCGGGCAACGAACAGCGCTTCTTCTTCGGCTCGTCGACCGCCAATGAACAGGGCGCGCAGAACTATGCCGGCATCGCCGATCCGGCGGTGGATGCGCTGATCGAGCAGTTGATCGTTGCCGACGATCGCGAGACGCAGGAAGCCGTCACCAAGGCCCTCGACCGGGTGCTGCTGGCCAAGCATTTCGTCATCCCCAGCTACACGCTGCGCATGACCCGCTCGGCCCGCTGGGACCGCTTCAGCCGGCCCGAAAACCTCCCCGAATTCTCCTCGGGCTTCCCCACGCTCTGGTGGTGGGACGAAGCCAAGGCCGAAAAGACCGGCGGCGCGGTGCAGTAGCGCCGCAGCCGGACCGGGATACAAGACGCACCAATACGCCCTCGGACCTGATCCGAGGGCGGCTGGGGGCTGTCGCCATGCTGGTGTTGGCTGCGAGTGGTCCTCGGGTCAGACCCGAGGACGGAACGGCGGGATTGGAGGGGCGTCGCAACGGCGCTAGTAATCGTGCTCGTAGAACACGCCGAGGCTGGTATTTCCGTCCTGGCCGGCGGCGCCCTTGATGGTGAGATCGTCGGTGACGTCGAGGTTGATCGTGACCTTGGACTGGCCATTGGCACCGGCGGTGACGCCCAGATAGACATTATCCTGGATATAGGTCCCGGCCTGGACGCCGACATTGCCCTGATCGTCGGTGACGACATCAAGATCGGCAAGCCCGGCTGCGCCACGAAGACCGTCGACGAGGCCGCCTCCACCGCCACCACCCACGAGTTCGGCTGCCGCTGCCGCCAGCTGCGCCAGCTGGATCGGGGAGAGCTCACCCATCGAGCGGCCGAAGATCAGACGACTGAGGACTTCGTCCTGCGGCAGCGTCGGATTGGAACTGAAGCTCACATCGGGTTGCGAGGCACGGCCCGCTATGGTGACGAAAACGGTGATGCCATCACCCTCGGTGCGGGCCACGAAATTGAGCTGCGGGTCGAGATCGCCCACCAGAGTGACGGACCCGGTTTCGAAGGTGAGACGGCGGCCGAGCACGTCGAGGCGGCCACGAATGAGGCTGAATGCGCCGACCGGCTGGATGCTGGCCAGAGACCCGGTCAGACGCACGGAGCCGCCCACTTCCGCATCGAGGCCGCGGCCACGAATGAAGATCTGGTTGGGTGCGTCGACGGTGACGTCGAGCTGGAGCGCCGGACCGGCACCACCGCCGCGCGACGCCTCGATCGGCTGACCGGTGACGGCGTTGAGCCGCGCCCGTTCGAGCGTACGCATGACCTCGATCGGCGTGCGCCGGTGCGCGACATCGATCAGTTGCGCGCCGCCGCCGAGTCCTTCGGGCACGGTGATATTGGCATTCTCGATGAAAATGTTGCCGCCCAGAACCGGGGAGCCCGTCAGATTGCCTGTGAGGGTCAGACCGCCGGAGAGAGTGGCGACGAACAGATCGCCATCGGCATAGCGGGCCGAGCTCAGCGTGGCCGTCAGATTGGCTGGCATGCCCCCGGTGAGACCAACGCTGCCGGACA harbors:
- a CDS encoding extracellular solute-binding protein translates to MTRAFKLSSLLLAAFVTVGLAVPAMAQTQTDVWTNSFTLSGEPKYGMDYTHFDYVNVDAPKGGVVRLGDLGGFDTFNPILPKGEPAGGIGLLYETLMGPSSDENNTYYVHLAEALKIAPDYGSVTFRMDPDARWHDGEPVTAEDVVWTFEKLIEVNPDRAQYYANITSAEVTAPGEVTFTFDQKNNRELPLILGQLLVLPQHWWEGTDASGKQRNIADSTLEPPMGSGPYRLASFEAGRSIVYERVEDYWGADHPSQVGQNNFDEYRIEYFLDLSVMFEAFKGDQFDWWTENQARRWATGYDFPAVKEGRVVQELFPQDYADNGLMVGFVMNLRRDKFADERVREALNYAFDFEELSNTMFYGQYERIDSFFFGLPFKSSGLPEGEELEVLESVRDEVPAKVFDTPYTNPVSGDPAKLRANLRTALDLFTQAGYSLQGNQMIGPDGQPFTFEILLNGPTIEPVAQNLVTNLAQIGIAATIRTVDSPQFINRARSFDYDMIYAGWTQSFSPGNEQRFFFGSSTANEQGAQNYAGIADPAVDALIEQLIVADDRETQEAVTKALDRVLLAKHFVIPSYTLRMTRSARWDRFSRPENLPEFSSGFPTLWWWDEAKAEKTGGAVQ
- a CDS encoding microcin C ABC transporter permease YejB, whose amino-acid sequence is MGAYILRRLLLMIPTVFGIMAVSFLITQFAPGGPVEQALANLSGQNASLAERITGSEAGDFSAQPGQGNQTGYRGSQGLPPELVERIEKQFGFDKPPLERFFTMIGNYLRFDFGESYYRDISVIDLVLEKMPVSISLGLWMTLIAYAVSIPLGIAKAIRDGSRFDVWTSTVVIIGYAVPGFLIAIALVVLFAGGSFWSIFPLRGLTSPGWATFPWWRQILDYFWHLVLPIIAMGLGAFATSTLLTKNSFLDEIGKQYVVTARAKGLTERQVLYGHVFRNAMMLIIAGFPGAFIGVFFGGSLLIETIFSLDGLGLLGFQSVANRDYPVVFATLYIFSLLGLIIGLISDLAYMWVDPRLDFEGRDV
- a CDS encoding ABC transporter ATP-binding protein, with translation MTAPLLSIQDLSVAFGASTVVRNVSFDIAPGETLALVGESGSGKSVTALSVLKLLPPTATLSGSIRFDGAELVGAPEATLRQVRGNRVGMIFQEPMSSLNPVHTIGKQIGEVLAVHQGLRRNAARSRTLELLDAVGIPDPASRLDDYPHQLSGGQRQRVMIAMALANDPKLLIADEPTTALDVTVQAQILELLKSLQRQNGMAMLFITHDLSIVRRIADRVCVMTGGEIVEKGAVETIFSAPRHDYTRHLLAAAPRGTPLVPKKDAPAIVAADDLKVWFPIRRGFFRRTVGHIRAVDGVDLTVRKGETLGVVGESGSGKSSLGYALLRLIPSQGRIVVLGNEVQSRSWRALRPLRRHMQIVFQDPFGSLSPRLSVGEIVEEGLGVHFPRLSRPERAEKVAAALREVGLDPATASRYPHEFSGGQRQRIAIARALVLEPDFLVLDEPTSALDVSIQAQVIDLLRAVQERRQLSYMFISHDLRVIRALAHRLIVMRHGKVVEQGLAADIFAAPQEDYTRQLLAAALDLVPPDAVNTDRLPNAPGTV
- a CDS encoding ABC transporter permease, with amino-acid sequence MTSPALASDRPGILSPLNRRRLANFRANRRGWWSFWIFLVIFTVTLGAEFIANDRPILVSYKGELMVPALVDYPESRFGGFLATTNFRDPFIAQEIAANGWTLWPPVRFNFATVDSYVAFSGANPPSWLLSREQICQRYPLGTEDPDCVPGNYHYLGTDDRGRDVLARLIYGFRISVLFGLVLTVASSVIGVLAGAVQGYFGGWIDLIAQRLIEIWTSVPSLYLLLIVSSVIAPSFWVLLGILLLFSWVTLVGIVRAEFLRARNFEYVNAARALGVSNRVIMWRHLLPNAMVATLTFMPFILSGSVATLTSLDFLGFGLPPGSPSLGELLAQGKNNLQAPWLGLTGFFTIAIMMTLLVFIGEAVRDAFDPRKTFR